In Oncorhynchus gorbuscha isolate QuinsamMale2020 ecotype Even-year linkage group LG02, OgorEven_v1.0, whole genome shotgun sequence, a single genomic region encodes these proteins:
- the LOC124009017 gene encoding TLR adapter interacting with SLC15A4 on the lysosome-like — MLGEAFIRVFRYREEDCDPHSTKAQECPPHPAPNIILTPGSMSGNMEGLVQSDPRVTTRLSDALTIPNSHCDDYGDLELYRSWCCTTFCKDYPDLQLRGDHVGNRSSESPRLENEGFEGPLLQSQDLGELEALEPTGPVEPRVQVESQPLQDEGCLVMDSSIITLNREPLSNSMLNGYLESKLLEVYSQHMQDSLARGSSPLVQTPPQGLIPAPVMQLSLYLCQDHGLDSSTAQSIVIHYLSTYTVASSHFSSPNLRISNPEPRRKPT; from the exons ATGTTGGGAGAAGCCTTCATCAGAGTCTTCAGGTACAGGGAAGAGGATTGTGACCCCCATTCCACAAAGGCTCAGGAATGTCCACCACATCCTGCCCCCAATATAATTCTGACCCCAGGTTCAATGTCAG GAAACATGGAAGGTCTGGTGCAGTCTGATCCTAGAGTGACAACCAGGCTCAGTGATGCCCTCACCATCCCCAATAGCCACTGTGATGACTATGGTGACCTGGAGCTCTATCGCTCCTGGTGCTGCACCACCTTCTGCAAAGACTACCCCGACCTGCAGCTCAGAGGGGACCATGTGGGAAACAGGAGCTCAGAGAGCCCGCGGCTGGAGAATGAGGGGTTCGAAGGACCACTTCTTCAATCTCAGGACCTGGGAGAGCTGGAGGCCTTGGAACCTACAGGGCCTGTGGAGCCTAGGGTGCAGGTGGAGTCCCAGCCCCTGCAGGATGAGGGTTGCCTGGTCATGGACAGCAGCATCATCACCCTGAACAGGGAGCCTCTATCCAATTCCATGCTGAACGGCTATCTGGAGAGTAAGCTGCTGGAGGTGTACAGCCAGCACATGCAGGACAGCCTGGCCCGGGGCAGCTCTCCCCTGGTCCAGACACCTCCCCAGGGCCTGATACCAGCCCCAGTAATGCAGCTCAGCCTGTATCTCTGTCAGGACCACGGACTGGACTCCAGTACGGCCCAGAGCATCGTCATCCACTACCTTAGCACCTACACCGTGGCTAGCTCCCACTTCAGCTCCCCCAACCTGCGCATCTCCAATCCTGAGCCTAGAAGAAAGCCCACCTGA